DNA sequence from the Alkaliphilus metalliredigens QYMF genome:
GTCGGAGGACTCAGTGTTGGCGAACCCAAAGCGTTGATGTATGAGGTATTAGAATATACCACGCCTTTGATGCCTAAGGATAAACCAAGATACTTAATGGGTGTTGGAAGCCCAGATGATCTGATCGAGGGTGTGATTCGAGGCATCGATATGTTTGATTGCGTCTTGCCTACTCGGATCGGTAGAAATGGCACCGCCATGACCTCCAAGGGGAAAGTAGTCATAAAAAATGCAAAGTACAAAGAGGACTTTGAGCCATTAGATCCAGAATGCCAATGCTATACATGTAAAAACTATTCCAGGGCTTATTTAAGACATTTAATTAAAGCCAACGAAATATTAGGAATGAGGCTTATGACAACACATAACCTTGCTTTTCTCTTGAAATTGATGAAAGATGTCAGAGGAGCCATTATAGAAGACCGACTATTGGATTTTCGCAAAGAATTTTTTACACAGTATGGCTATGCATTAGAATAAATTAAGATTAATTAAGATATTAATAATATAAAAAATAGCAGGATATTTTAGAACGATGTTGAATTGAAATAAAGAGCATCATAAATAAATGCAAATGTAAGTATAAGGAGGGAGCAATGATATGGAGCAATTTGGTGGTTTGATTATACCTTTGGGATTTTTGGGTATTTTTTATTTTTTAATTATTCGTCCTCAGCAAAAAAAGGAGAAGAAAGTTAAGGAAATGAGAAATAGCCTTCAAGTAGGTGACGATGTCGTAACAATTGGCGGAATTTACGGTAAGGTTACGAAAATCAAAGAAGATATGATTACAATTGAAGTAGGAGCAGATAGAGTGAAACTAGTAGTGGGAAAATGGGCTATTGGTAGCGTAATAACTGAATAAAAATGGGATATGAGCAGAAAGGTGCGAATGAATAATTCGTGCCTTTTATTGTTTTATCTTTTAACTGTAGTCGTTTAGGTGTTTCATAAAAATCCATAAAGCATGGAAGTCCCCAGAAAATTTTTATTTTAAAGCATATTTAACTTGGACTAAAGCATAATGATGGATTAAAGGAAACATGGGGGTGGAATGATGAAAATGAGTAAGAAGGGTAAAAAAGCCAGTGGACCAGGACCATTCAATTTGTGGATATATGGTAAAGGATTGATGAGGGCATATTTTCTTTCTTTTATTCTACTACTAATAGGTGCTGTTTTACTTACGTATACAAGCTTAAGAGAAGGAATGATTCCTCTATTCACTTCAATTGTGATGATGTTAAGCATTGTCTACGGTGCTGTCTTTGTATCGGTGCATCTAAAGAAACGGGGTTGGCTGCATGGCATTATGATTGGACTCATCTACATGGGGCTTATCGTACTTTTAAGTAAGGTATTTATGACAGACATTACTTTAGACCGTTTTATGGGATATAGGGTGCTTATCAGTATTGTAACCGGGGGAATTGGTGGCATGATTGGAATAAACATCAAATAATTATCTTTATTTCTTCTTCCTATATGTGATATAATTTTAATGAAAATATAGAAAGTAAGGAAGGAGCTCGAAAATGAAGCACATTAAAACATTAAGTGGAGCAACTCTTGCCAACAGTGCTGCTAAAGGCGGATGTGGAGAGTGTCAAACTTCATGTCAATCAGCCTGCAAGACATCTTGTACAGTAGCAAACCAAGAGTGTGAGAATAAGTAATCATACATATAGTGAGCAGCAGTGACAGCACTGCTGT
Encoded proteins:
- the yajC gene encoding preprotein translocase subunit YajC; amino-acid sequence: MEQFGGLIIPLGFLGIFYFLIIRPQQKKEKKVKEMRNSLQVGDDVVTIGGIYGKVTKIKEDMITIEVGADRVKLVVGKWAIGSVITE
- a CDS encoding TIGR04086 family membrane protein; this translates as MMKMSKKGKKASGPGPFNLWIYGKGLMRAYFLSFILLLIGAVLLTYTSLREGMIPLFTSIVMMLSIVYGAVFVSVHLKKRGWLHGIMIGLIYMGLIVLLSKVFMTDITLDRFMGYRVLISIVTGGIGGMIGINIK
- the scfA gene encoding six-cysteine ranthipeptide SCIFF, whose product is MKHIKTLSGATLANSAAKGGCGECQTSCQSACKTSCTVANQECENK